In the genome of Xanthobacteraceae bacterium, one region contains:
- a CDS encoding CoA ester lyase, translating into MSVSKLPRNFYKALAMGAPEPLRELPVRLERVIQFVPGHNEKVLSKVPDLAKQVDVVLVNLEDAIPADAKDAARQGVINVGRKVDFGSTGFWIRCNALASPWAFDDLVEIVGAVGNKLDVVMLPKVDGPWDIHYLDQLLAQLEAKNGVKRPILIHAILETAEGVKNVDKIASASPRMHGMSFGPADLAASRGMKTTRVGGGHPGYQVVADAEEGKTDRVRHQQDLWHYSIGKMVDACAANGIKPFYGPFGDFADPEACEAQFRNAFLQGCLGAWSLHPSQIEIAKKVFSPDPQEVAFAKKAIDAMPDGMGVALVDGKMLDDATWKQAKVMVDLAKLVAEKDPSRASLYAL; encoded by the coding sequence ATGAGCGTTTCGAAACTGCCGCGTAATTTCTACAAGGCGCTCGCCATGGGCGCGCCGGAGCCGCTCCGTGAGCTGCCGGTCCGGCTGGAGCGCGTGATCCAGTTCGTGCCGGGGCACAACGAAAAGGTTCTCTCGAAGGTCCCCGACCTCGCGAAGCAGGTGGATGTCGTCCTCGTCAATCTGGAAGACGCGATCCCCGCCGACGCTAAGGATGCCGCGCGGCAGGGCGTGATCAATGTCGGCCGGAAGGTCGATTTCGGTTCGACCGGATTCTGGATTCGTTGCAACGCCCTCGCCTCGCCATGGGCGTTCGACGATCTGGTCGAGATCGTCGGCGCGGTCGGCAACAAGCTCGATGTGGTGATGCTGCCGAAAGTCGACGGGCCGTGGGACATCCACTATCTCGATCAACTTCTGGCACAACTTGAAGCAAAGAACGGCGTGAAGAGGCCTATCCTTATTCATGCAATTCTTGAGACTGCCGAAGGCGTGAAGAACGTGGACAAGATCGCAAGCGCGTCTCCCCGCATGCACGGCATGAGCTTCGGCCCGGCCGACCTCGCTGCATCGCGTGGCATGAAGACCACGCGCGTCGGCGGCGGTCATCCCGGCTATCAGGTCGTGGCGGATGCCGAGGAAGGCAAAACCGACCGCGTTCGCCATCAGCAGGACCTCTGGCACTACTCCATCGGGAAAATGGTGGATGCCTGCGCGGCGAACGGCATCAAGCCGTTTTACGGCCCGTTCGGCGACTTCGCCGACCCCGAAGCCTGCGAAGCGCAGTTCCGCAACGCCTTCCTGCAAGGTTGTCTCGGTGCTTGGTCGTTGCATCCTTCGCAGATCGAAATCGCCAAGAAGGTGTTCAGTCCCGACCCGCAGGAAGTCGCCTTCGCGAAGAAGGCCATCGACGCCATGCCGGACGGCATGGGTGTAGCGCTCGTTGACGGCAAGATGCTCGACGACGCTACCTGGAAACAGGCCAAGGTGATGGTCGATCTGGCGAAACTGGTCGCCGAGAAAGATCCCTCGCGCGCCAGTCTCTACGCGCTCTAG
- a CDS encoding AEC family transporter, with protein sequence MADILSLALPFFGLIALGFASGKLARIPEDGMAWLNFLVLYMALPALFFQTVSRTPVEELANWRFVAATSFCTLLAFILALLVGLWLRKGDWREATIAGVVGGYANVGYMGPGLTLAALGTQATVPTALIFVFDSTLFFALVPIMMAATGNDKKGALGTTLFIVHRVFTHPFIIATLLGVVAAWAHWTAPAAIDRTLEFLKNAAAPCALFALGVTVALRPFTETPREVPLLIAIKLLVHPLLIWLLLAMLGGFNPVWVYTAVLMASLPPALNAFVMARQYNVYIEQSSNAVLIGTIASVLTVTAMLYLIASKQLPISLF encoded by the coding sequence ATGGCCGACATTCTCAGCCTAGCGCTGCCGTTCTTTGGATTGATCGCCCTCGGTTTTGCGAGCGGCAAGCTGGCGCGCATTCCCGAAGACGGGATGGCCTGGCTGAATTTCCTCGTGCTCTACATGGCGCTGCCCGCGCTGTTTTTTCAGACCGTCTCACGAACACCGGTCGAAGAACTGGCCAACTGGCGTTTCGTGGCCGCCACGTCGTTCTGCACGTTGCTGGCTTTCATTCTGGCATTGCTGGTCGGGCTGTGGCTGCGCAAAGGCGACTGGCGCGAAGCCACGATTGCAGGCGTCGTCGGCGGCTATGCGAATGTCGGCTACATGGGTCCGGGCCTGACGCTGGCCGCGCTTGGCACGCAGGCGACCGTCCCGACTGCGTTGATCTTCGTATTCGACTCAACGCTGTTCTTCGCGCTGGTTCCGATCATGATGGCGGCGACCGGCAACGACAAGAAAGGCGCGCTTGGCACCACGCTGTTCATCGTCCACCGTGTCTTCACGCATCCGTTCATCATTGCAACGCTGCTCGGTGTCGTGGCTGCATGGGCGCACTGGACTGCACCGGCGGCCATCGACCGTACGCTGGAGTTTCTAAAAAACGCCGCCGCGCCCTGCGCGCTGTTTGCACTCGGCGTCACCGTCGCGCTGCGGCCGTTCACCGAAACACCGCGCGAAGTGCCGCTCCTGATCGCGATCAAGCTGCTGGTGCACCCGCTGCTGATCTGGCTGTTGCTGGCAATGCTCGGCGGCTTCAACCCGGTATGGGTCTATACGGCGGTGCTAATGGCTTCGCTGCCGCCCGCACTGAATGCCTTCGTGATGGCGCGGCAGTACAATGTCTACATCGAGCAGTCGTCGAACGCAGTGCTGATCGGAACCATCGCGTCGGTATTGACGGTTACCGCCATGCTCTATCTGATTGCGAGCAAGCAGTTGCCCATCAGTTTGTTCTGA
- a CDS encoding UbiH/UbiF family hydroxylase, whose product MREAERQAEIAVVGGGPAGLVAALSLARAGFETLLFAPPPPHPDRRTTALLGASVDTLRDLGVWDNIAANTAPLRKLRLVDGTRRLVRTPEVLFDSAELGLEAFGYNIENEVLLAALRETIAHEAHIKTFTLPAAHITPRDNDVTIALADGTAFSVRLVAAADGRNSVSRAAAGISTTKRPLPQSAIALNFSHSRPHHDISTEFHLESGPFTLVPLPGNRSSLVWVCTPDEAERIRAVNDIELSAEIECRSASIVGEVKVNGARGIFPLHVEIAERFAASRVALIGEAGHVLPPIGAQGLNLGIRDAVAIAEIAARNAADPGSEIAMAAFDSSRRTDVRSRAIAVEWLGRSLLSGFLPVHMARGLGLEFASRIGPLRRLMMRAGLGESVFRTHLRNAN is encoded by the coding sequence ATGCGTGAAGCGGAACGGCAGGCGGAGATTGCGGTAGTCGGCGGCGGCCCGGCCGGCCTTGTGGCTGCGTTGTCGCTGGCACGCGCGGGCTTCGAAACGCTTTTGTTCGCGCCTCCCCCGCCACACCCAGACCGTCGCACCACTGCGCTGCTTGGCGCGTCGGTCGATACGCTTCGCGATCTCGGCGTGTGGGACAACATAGCGGCGAACACCGCACCATTACGCAAGCTGCGTCTGGTCGATGGCACGCGGCGGCTGGTGCGCACGCCGGAAGTGTTGTTCGACTCGGCGGAGCTTGGGCTGGAAGCGTTCGGTTATAATATCGAGAACGAAGTGCTGCTTGCGGCCCTGCGCGAAACTATTGCGCACGAAGCGCATATCAAGACATTCACGTTGCCCGCCGCGCATATCACCCCACGCGACAACGACGTGACGATTGCACTTGCCGATGGCACGGCATTTTCCGTACGCCTTGTCGCCGCCGCGGACGGACGCAATTCGGTGTCTCGCGCTGCCGCCGGGATTAGCACGACGAAGCGGCCGCTGCCGCAATCCGCGATTGCGCTCAACTTCTCCCATTCGCGTCCGCACCACGACATCTCGACCGAGTTTCATCTGGAGTCCGGGCCGTTCACGCTTGTTCCCTTGCCGGGCAACCGCTCGTCGCTGGTCTGGGTCTGCACCCCCGACGAAGCCGAGCGTATCCGCGCTGTAAACGACATCGAGCTTTCTGCGGAGATCGAATGCCGTTCGGCTTCCATCGTGGGCGAAGTGAAGGTGAATGGCGCGCGCGGGATTTTTCCGCTGCATGTCGAGATTGCGGAGCGCTTCGCCGCCAGCCGGGTCGCCTTGATTGGGGAAGCGGGGCATGTGCTTCCGCCCATCGGGGCGCAGGGATTGAACCTCGGTATCCGCGATGCCGTAGCCATCGCAGAAATCGCGGCCCGCAATGCCGCCGATCCGGGAAGCGAGATCGCGATGGCCGCCTTCGACTCGTCACGCAGAACGGATGTCCGCTCACGAGCGATAGCCGTGGAATGGCTCGGCCGCTCGCTGCTGAGCGGGTTTCTGCCTGTTCACATGGCCCGCGGCCTGGGTCTCGAATTTGCTTCGCGGATAGGCCCCCTGCGCCGCCTGATGATGCGGGCGGGGCTTGGCGAGAGCGTTTTTCGTACCCATTTGCGGAACGCTAACTAG
- the egtB gene encoding ergothioneine biosynthesis protein EgtB has product MTAAAASAQQHLLGEYRRVRGDTEKLAAPLSPEDQILQSMPDASPVKWHRAHTTWFFEAFLLQKFEPDYRPFDERFNFLYNSYYEAMGARHPRPQRGLLSRPSVEEVGRYRRHVDQAMEKLIARADGNTKSELETLIVLGCHHEQQHQELLLTDMLHHLSCNPIKPAYIERKVDAAGTAAPAKFVEFAGGLVEVGYEGDGFFYDNEGPRHKTWLQPFAIADRAVTNGEWLEFMRDGGYGNVTLWLSDGWYKAGEENWRAPLYWEERDGQWHSMTLGGLHPVNPAAPVTHISYYEADAFARWAGKRLPLESEWEIASAGLPVKGNTVGSGELRPLPAKPNGVALHQMFGDVWEWTASPYQPYPGFRTVPGAVGEYNGKFMVNQFVLRGGSCATPEGHIRPTYRNFFYPHQRWQFTGLRLAHDLAE; this is encoded by the coding sequence ATGACGGCAGCGGCAGCCTCAGCGCAACAGCACCTTCTTGGCGAGTACCGCCGCGTCAGGGGCGATACCGAGAAACTTGCAGCGCCGCTCTCGCCGGAAGACCAGATCCTGCAATCCATGCCCGATGCCAGTCCCGTAAAATGGCATCGCGCGCACACGACCTGGTTCTTCGAAGCGTTCCTTTTGCAGAAGTTCGAGCCGGACTATCGCCCGTTCGATGAGCGCTTCAACTTTCTCTACAACTCCTATTACGAAGCGATGGGGGCGCGGCATCCGCGGCCGCAACGCGGGCTGCTGAGCCGTCCCTCGGTGGAGGAAGTCGGCCGCTACCGGCGGCATGTCGATCAGGCGATGGAAAAACTGATCGCGCGCGCGGACGGCAATACGAAAAGCGAACTGGAGACGCTAATCGTGCTCGGCTGCCACCATGAGCAGCAGCATCAGGAATTGCTGCTCACCGACATGCTGCACCACCTCTCCTGCAATCCGATCAAGCCCGCTTACATTGAACGCAAGGTGGATGCGGCGGGCACGGCAGCGCCTGCGAAGTTCGTGGAGTTCGCTGGCGGGCTGGTCGAGGTCGGTTACGAAGGCGACGGATTCTTCTACGACAACGAAGGACCGCGTCACAAAACATGGCTGCAACCATTCGCCATCGCCGACCGCGCAGTGACCAACGGCGAATGGCTCGAGTTCATGCGCGACGGTGGCTACGGCAATGTCACGTTGTGGCTGTCCGACGGCTGGTACAAGGCTGGCGAAGAAAACTGGCGCGCGCCGCTTTATTGGGAAGAACGCGACGGCCAGTGGCATTCGATGACGCTGGGCGGTCTGCATCCGGTCAATCCCGCCGCCCCCGTTACGCACATCAGCTATTACGAGGCGGATGCATTCGCGCGCTGGGCCGGAAAACGCTTGCCCCTCGAATCCGAATGGGAAATCGCGAGCGCAGGATTACCGGTAAAGGGCAACACGGTCGGCAGCGGCGAGTTGCGCCCGCTACCTGCGAAGCCGAACGGCGTCGCGCTTCACCAGATGTTCGGCGACGTATGGGAATGGACCGCCAGTCCGTACCAGCCCTATCCGGGTTTTCGCACGGTGCCGGGCGCAGTCGGCGAATACAACGGCAAGTTCATGGTCAACCAGTTCGTGCTGCGCGGCGGTTCATGCGCGACGCCGGAAGGCCATATTCGTCCGACGTATCGCAATTTCTTCTATCCGCACCAGCGCTGGCAGTTCACTGGCCTGCGCCTCGCCCACGATCTTGCGGAGTAA
- a CDS encoding CoA transferase → MQNKQPLSGIVVADFTTLLPGPVATLMLAEAGAEVIKVEKPGGEDMRAYPPQWDGISAAFAMLNRGKKSLICDLRSEDGRKAARELAARADVLVEQFRPGVMAKHGLGYEDLRKINPKLVYCSITGYGQTGPRSGEAGHDLNYISATGLLSLAPGPKETPVVPPALVADIGGGTFPAVINILLALIAREKTGQGAHLDIAMADAMFTFAWMGLATLHGTGKAAGPGSLIIAGGSPRYQIYPTRDGKFVACGALEQKFWMAFCAVIGLPQDLVNDFKNPQATKDAVRAIVARETADYWRPKLAAADCCVTIVATLEEALADEHFVKRGLFTETVAGATAGKSIPALPVPIAPAFRARGTNASYPKIK, encoded by the coding sequence ATGCAAAATAAGCAGCCGCTGAGTGGCATCGTGGTCGCCGACTTCACGACGCTGCTGCCCGGACCGGTCGCGACCCTGATGCTCGCGGAAGCGGGCGCGGAAGTGATCAAGGTGGAGAAGCCCGGCGGCGAGGATATGCGTGCCTATCCGCCGCAATGGGACGGTATCTCCGCGGCGTTCGCGATGCTCAATCGCGGCAAGAAATCGCTGATCTGCGATCTGCGCAGCGAAGATGGCCGCAAGGCTGCGCGCGAACTCGCCGCGCGCGCCGACGTGCTGGTCGAGCAGTTTCGTCCGGGCGTCATGGCAAAGCATGGCCTCGGCTACGAAGACCTGCGCAAGATCAACCCGAAACTCGTTTACTGTTCGATCACCGGCTACGGGCAGACCGGCCCGCGCAGTGGCGAAGCGGGGCACGACCTCAACTACATCAGCGCAACCGGCCTGCTTTCCCTTGCGCCCGGCCCGAAGGAAACACCCGTGGTGCCGCCCGCGCTGGTCGCGGACATCGGCGGCGGCACGTTTCCGGCGGTCATCAACATTCTGCTCGCGCTGATCGCGCGCGAGAAAACCGGGCAGGGCGCGCACCTCGACATCGCAATGGCGGACGCAATGTTCACCTTCGCGTGGATGGGGCTGGCGACGTTGCACGGCACCGGCAAGGCCGCCGGTCCCGGCTCGCTCATCATCGCGGGCGGTTCGCCGCGCTACCAGATTTATCCGACGCGCGACGGCAAGTTCGTCGCCTGCGGCGCGCTGGAGCAGAAATTCTGGATGGCATTCTGCGCGGTGATCGGACTGCCGCAGGATCTCGTCAACGACTTCAAAAATCCGCAGGCAACCAAGGATGCAGTGCGTGCCATCGTCGCACGCGAGACGGCAGACTACTGGCGGCCGAAACTCGCAGCCGCGGATTGCTGCGTGACCATTGTCGCGACGCTTGAAGAGGCGCTCGCCGACGAGCACTTCGTGAAGCGCGGACTTTTCACGGAGACAGTCGCGGGCGCGACCGCGGGGAAAAGCATTCCCGCGCTGCCGGTGCCGATCGCCCCGGCGTTTCGTGCACGCGGCACGAATGCAAGCTACCCGAAGATCAAGTAA
- a CDS encoding diacylglycerol kinase family lipid kinase produces MNTFVAVNPASGNGRTGKQWPRIARSLREAIGPFEAKLTKTPQEATHLVRGAVANGATLVIAVGGDGTINEAINGLCNGSDSAPQNVVFGAVTNGTGGDFRRTFEITGGVAASIERLKNGTVRNIDLGVVTFTRHDGTESRRWSNNVASFGFSGEVVRAVNEARFSKLLGGKIAFLWNSYRELRRYDGFRATLDIDGHVIEDEFCIVAICNGRYFGGGMMVAPEADPADGMFDVVIVRQNPKLSVFDMRLLYSGAHLSHPNVSVIRAKQLVARSLSNHPVLLDIEGEAPGRLPASFRIVPSALRIRC; encoded by the coding sequence ATGAATACCTTTGTCGCCGTCAACCCGGCGTCCGGAAACGGACGCACGGGAAAGCAATGGCCGCGTATCGCACGATCGCTGCGCGAGGCTATCGGCCCATTCGAGGCAAAGCTCACAAAGACACCGCAGGAAGCTACCCATCTGGTCCGCGGTGCGGTGGCAAACGGTGCCACTCTCGTCATCGCGGTCGGTGGAGACGGCACGATCAACGAGGCAATCAACGGCCTGTGCAACGGCAGCGATAGCGCGCCGCAGAACGTCGTATTCGGTGCCGTGACCAACGGAACCGGCGGCGATTTCCGCCGCACGTTCGAAATTACCGGCGGCGTTGCCGCGTCGATCGAGAGGCTGAAGAACGGAACGGTGCGCAACATCGACCTCGGAGTCGTTACGTTTACCCGTCACGACGGCACCGAGAGCAGGCGCTGGTCGAACAATGTCGCAAGTTTCGGATTTTCCGGAGAGGTCGTGCGCGCCGTCAACGAAGCGCGGTTCAGCAAGTTGCTTGGTGGAAAGATAGCCTTTCTCTGGAACAGTTACAGGGAGCTGCGCCGCTATGACGGTTTTCGCGCGACGCTCGACATCGACGGGCATGTCATCGAGGATGAGTTCTGCATCGTCGCAATCTGCAACGGGCGCTACTTCGGCGGCGGCATGATGGTTGCGCCTGAGGCCGATCCGGCTGACGGCATGTTCGACGTCGTCATTGTCCGGCAAAATCCGAAACTTTCGGTCTTCGATATGCGCCTGCTCTATTCGGGCGCGCACCTTTCGCACCCGAATGTCTCGGTGATCCGCGCGAAGCAGCTTGTGGCGCGCAGCCTTTCCAACCATCCGGTGTTGCTCGACATCGAAGGCGAAGCACCAGGCCGGCTGCCGGCCAGCTTCCGGATTGTCCCTTCGGCGCTCCGCATCCGCTGCTAA
- the hspQ gene encoding heat shock protein HspQ produces the protein MSPDFMKPREAKYRIGQIVRHKFYPFRGIVFDVDPTFNNTEEWWLSIPEAMRPSKDQPFYHLLAENSDTEYVAYVSEQNLEPDTSGEPLRHPELNERFATDADGNYRSRDHKAH, from the coding sequence ATGAGCCCCGATTTTATGAAACCGCGTGAAGCGAAATACCGGATCGGCCAGATCGTCCGGCACAAATTTTATCCGTTCCGCGGTATCGTGTTCGACGTCGATCCGACGTTCAACAACACCGAGGAATGGTGGCTGTCTATCCCTGAGGCGATGCGCCCGTCGAAAGACCAGCCGTTCTATCATCTGCTCGCGGAGAATTCGGACACGGAATACGTCGCTTACGTCTCCGAACAGAATCTGGAGCCGGATACTTCCGGCGAGCCGCTGCGTCATCCGGAATTGAACGAGCGTTTCGCAACCGATGCCGACGGTAACTACCGCTCGCGGGACCACAAGGCGCACTAG
- a CDS encoding phosphatidylcholine synthase, which translates to MPQNPEVSRSSAAAASAFLVHILTASGAAFGLLALVAAASQRWTEMFLWLGLALAIDGIDGPLARRMRVKERLPRWSGDILDLVVDYLTYVLVPAYALVSSGLLTPTQSYIAGALITVTGVLYFADTRMKTEDAYFRGFPAVWNVIVFYLLVFRPEGSISLAIVALFSALTFVPVLFLHPIRVRRLRALNFAMLAIWVALSAAVLYFDLMPPVPVAIAFLATGLYFLLAGFARSPKP; encoded by the coding sequence ATGCCGCAGAATCCTGAGGTAAGCCGGTCGTCCGCAGCGGCTGCCAGCGCCTTTCTCGTTCACATCCTGACAGCATCCGGCGCCGCGTTCGGCTTGCTTGCGCTGGTTGCCGCGGCAAGCCAGCGCTGGACCGAGATGTTTCTCTGGCTAGGGCTTGCGCTTGCGATCGACGGCATCGACGGCCCGCTCGCACGCCGCATGCGCGTAAAGGAGCGTCTGCCGCGCTGGTCCGGCGACATTCTCGATCTGGTGGTGGATTACCTGACCTATGTGCTGGTACCCGCCTATGCGCTCGTCAGCAGCGGACTGCTGACGCCGACACAATCCTATATCGCCGGCGCACTGATTACGGTGACCGGCGTGCTTTACTTCGCCGATACCCGCATGAAGACCGAGGACGCCTATTTTCGCGGGTTTCCCGCGGTCTGGAATGTCATCGTGTTCTATCTCCTGGTATTCCGGCCCGAAGGCTCGATTTCGCTGGCCATCGTCGCGCTGTTCTCCGCATTGACCTTCGTGCCGGTCCTGTTCCTGCATCCTATCCGGGTCAGACGATTACGCGCGCTGAACTTCGCGATGCTTGCGATCTGGGTCGCACTGTCGGCGGCGGTGCTGTATTTTGATCTCATGCCGCCGGTGCCGGTAGCCATCGCATTTCTGGCCACAGGGCTGTATTTTCTTCTCGCAGGATTTGCGCGGTCGCCGAAGCCATGA
- the egtD gene encoding L-histidine N(alpha)-methyltransferase, which produces MLDKPKSEFYADVVAGLSREQKSIPPKYFYDERGSELFDAICDLPEYYPTRTEAALLIRIAPELAERLSNHPHMIEYGSGASRKTRIVLDALSSLQTYVPLDVSEEFLLATADKLAADYPDLTVLPVVADFTASFKLPKEVSEGAKTGFFPGSTIGNLGPEGAREFLGNARKLLGNDAAFLLGADLVKNEDVLRAAYNDGAGVTAEFNLNLLSRMNRELGADFDAGAFHHDAIWNGDESRIEMHLVSDAAQTVAINGHRFRFRPGETIHTENSYKFTPDALTKLASETGWRSEKIWADEQFPFAVALFSAV; this is translated from the coding sequence ATGCTCGACAAACCGAAAAGCGAATTCTACGCCGATGTAGTTGCCGGGCTTTCGCGGGAACAGAAATCGATTCCGCCGAAATATTTCTACGACGAGCGCGGCTCGGAATTGTTCGACGCGATTTGCGACCTGCCGGAATATTACCCGACGCGCACCGAAGCCGCACTCCTGATCCGGATCGCCCCGGAATTGGCGGAGCGGCTTAGCAATCATCCGCACATGATCGAATACGGTAGCGGCGCGAGCCGAAAGACGCGGATCGTGCTGGATGCGCTATCTTCCCTGCAAACTTACGTTCCGCTCGACGTTAGCGAGGAATTCCTGCTCGCGACCGCGGATAAGCTCGCCGCCGATTATCCCGATCTTACCGTGCTGCCGGTGGTGGCGGACTTCACTGCTTCCTTCAAATTGCCGAAGGAAGTCTCGGAGGGCGCGAAGACTGGTTTCTTCCCCGGCTCGACCATCGGCAACCTCGGCCCTGAAGGCGCGCGGGAATTCCTCGGCAATGCGCGCAAGCTGCTCGGCAATGACGCAGCGTTCCTGCTCGGCGCGGACCTCGTGAAGAACGAAGACGTATTGCGCGCGGCCTACAATGACGGCGCGGGCGTGACTGCCGAATTCAACCTCAATCTGCTGTCGCGCATGAACCGCGAGCTGGGTGCCGATTTCGACGCCGGCGCCTTTCATCACGATGCCATCTGGAACGGCGACGAGAGCCGCATCGAAATGCATCTGGTCAGCGATGCGGCGCAGACGGTCGCCATCAACGGCCATCGCTTCCGTTTCCGTCCCGGCGAAACCATCCACACGGAGAACTCCTACAAATTCACGCCGGATGCACTCACGAAGCTTGCCAGCGAAACCGGCTGGCGCTCTGAAAAGATATGGGCCGACGAACAATTTCCGTTCGCGGTCGCGCTGTTCTCCGCGGTCTGA
- a CDS encoding SDR family oxidoreductase translates to MSARRVMLVTGGSRGIGAATARLAAKRGYDVAVNFTSNEAAAKQVIADIEKAGARGIALRGDMAKHAEIGRVFDETEQKLGKLSALVNNAGIIGLASKLADADPEMIAEVIGVNTTGAILVAREGVRRMSTARGGNGGAIVNVGSMASTLGAPGEYVWYAASKGAIDTLTIGLSKEAATEGVRVNAVAPGLIDTEIHAAGGQPDRIARLKSMVPMGREGSAEEVAEAILYLLSDQASYSTGTILRVSGGR, encoded by the coding sequence ATGAGCGCCAGAAGAGTCATGCTAGTTACCGGCGGCAGCCGGGGCATCGGCGCGGCGACCGCGCGTCTTGCCGCAAAACGGGGCTATGACGTCGCCGTTAATTTCACCTCGAACGAAGCTGCCGCGAAACAGGTTATCGCGGACATCGAGAAGGCAGGCGCGCGTGGGATCGCGCTGCGCGGCGACATGGCAAAGCATGCCGAGATCGGGCGCGTATTTGACGAGACGGAACAAAAGCTCGGTAAACTTTCTGCGCTCGTGAACAATGCCGGCATCATCGGCCTTGCCAGCAAGCTCGCGGACGCGGACCCGGAGATGATCGCGGAAGTGATTGGCGTGAACACGACCGGCGCCATTCTGGTGGCACGCGAGGGCGTGCGGCGGATGTCTACCGCGCGCGGTGGGAACGGCGGCGCGATCGTGAACGTCGGCTCGATGGCGTCTACCCTCGGCGCGCCCGGCGAATATGTCTGGTATGCGGCATCCAAGGGAGCAATCGACACCCTGACCATAGGCTTGTCGAAAGAAGCGGCCACGGAAGGCGTGCGCGTCAACGCCGTCGCGCCGGGCCTGATCGACACGGAAATCCATGCCGCAGGCGGCCAGCCGGATCGCATCGCGCGTCTGAAATCCATGGTGCCGATGGGCCGCGAGGGCAGTGCGGAAGAAGTCGCGGAAGCGATCCTCTATCTTCTGTCCGATCAGGCATCCTACAGTACGGGAACGATTTTGCGTGTGTCCGGCGGCCGCTGA
- a CDS encoding TerC family protein, with protein MFDWIFDPSSWVALATLIVLEIVLGIDNVIFISLLVQRLGKQAAKRARQIGLSLALVFRIALLFLLSWIIALKHPVFTLWGHGFSWRDIVLFAGGVFLIVKAVQELHHAVEGDREEKKRGVAAAAFWTIIFQIILIDIVFSLDSIITAIGLADDIEIMVIAVLIAIVIMYAASGWISDFISKHPTTKVLALAFLLMIGIALVADGLGFKIPRGYIYFSMAFAGLVEGINIAMRKNELEATAAATTRRRRKKTKK; from the coding sequence ATGTTCGACTGGATTTTCGATCCGTCTTCCTGGGTCGCGCTGGCGACCCTGATTGTGCTCGAGATCGTGCTCGGCATTGACAACGTCATCTTCATCTCGTTGCTGGTGCAGCGCCTCGGCAAACAGGCTGCAAAACGCGCACGCCAGATCGGGCTGAGCCTTGCGCTGGTCTTCCGCATCGCGCTGCTCTTCCTGCTGTCGTGGATCATCGCGCTCAAGCACCCGGTATTCACGCTGTGGGGTCATGGCTTTTCGTGGCGCGATATCGTGCTGTTTGCGGGCGGCGTGTTCCTGATCGTCAAGGCAGTGCAGGAACTGCATCATGCGGTGGAAGGCGATCGCGAAGAAAAGAAGCGCGGCGTTGCTGCTGCCGCATTCTGGACCATCATCTTCCAGATCATCCTGATCGACATCGTATTCTCGCTCGACTCGATCATCACTGCGATCGGATTGGCCGACGACATCGAGATCATGGTGATCGCGGTGCTCATCGCAATCGTGATCATGTACGCGGCATCGGGCTGGATTTCCGATTTCATCTCGAAGCATCCGACCACGAAAGTTCTCGCGCTCGCCTTCCTGCTGATGATCGGCATTGCGCTGGTCGCGGATGGATTGGGCTTCAAGATCCCGCGTGGTTACATCTACTTCTCGATGGCCTTTGCCGGCCTGGTGGAAGGCATCAATATCGCAATGCGCAAGAACGAGCTTGAAGCAACAGCGGCGGCAACGACCCGGCGCAGAAGGAAGAAAACGAAAAAATGA